One window of Triticum dicoccoides isolate Atlit2015 ecotype Zavitan chromosome 5A, WEW_v2.0, whole genome shotgun sequence genomic DNA carries:
- the LOC119299389 gene encoding uncharacterized protein LOC119299389, with product MAAPAALDVSLERVATAVAVPPPGIDVDGATAEAEFLWELRKYVLLLATLAASVTYSAGLSPPGGFWPDNDADGGARLAGDPVLLVTYPRRYKAFFYCNATAFVASLVIVNLLLVRSLAHRRRWLRALQAAMLLDQFGLMGAYAAGSCRDAAMSAYVFVLVALVGCYVSAHVLVFVLLAPTARGDKVTPADRVERARKYLLIFATLAATITYQAGVSTPGGFWPGSQHSDHLAGDPMLRVQHPSRFMVFFYSNTTAFVASLVVVMLLMSNTVTQHGFRSCALWVCTGAAMVGLMGAFASGSCRSIKTSMYVVALVAAVLFYIAIQALVFFCKPVENLIHDVQQAFERYLNKFERLEQQSQQQQQSRAPEHGNDDAYQILRKSRMYLLLLGILAASVTYQAGLNPPGGFWQGDAAADARHRYLAGDPILHITYPRRYLAFFYCNATAFVASLVILILLLSNILSTQGIKYCALQVAMILDLFGLIGAYAAGSCRQVSKSVYVSLLVVPVFLYVGIHVVVFMLEVWPARPAWIQALSEKMEQCAPSWLKELFEHPEQGEEEAADVERTLEKRRKLLLLLAILAASLTYQAGMGPPGGFWQESKLGHVAGDPVLNDNYPRRYVAFFYCNATAFVASLAVIMLLANRKLSARGIRSYGLRVCVILDLLGLMGAFAAGSCRKVSTSIYVLVLTFAVLLCIALQVTLVLSETARGLAKRLLSKLGAGEDQAGGDGRHGTGVAAGGARDLWDEKLPKYLLLLAALAAAVTYQAAMSPPGGLWGDATGHVAGDPVLTSNYPRRYKAFFYCNATSFMASLVIMVLLLIKRVSDTPPALLALHAAMILDLFGLMGAYAAGSCRRVRTSAYVLALVVGVSAYIAVLVVASIGIAGRLRSAMDWLTEQVTRCFSVHDM from the coding sequence ATGGCGGCGCCTGCTGCTCTTGACGTTAGCCTCGAGAGGGTAGCTACGGCAGTGGCCGTTCCACCACCCGGCATCGACGTCGACGGTGCCACCGCGGAGGCGGAGTTCCTCTGGGAGCTGCGCAAGTACGTGCTGCTCCTCGCCACGCTCGCGGCCTCCGTCACCTACTCCGCGGGGCTGAGTCCGCCAGGCGGATTCTGGCCCGACAACGACGCCGACGGAGGCGCGCGTCTCGCCGGCGACCCGGTGCTCCTCGTCACCTACCCGCGCCGATACAAGGCCTTCTTCTACTGCAACGCCACCGCCTTCGTCGCCTCCCTCGTCATCGTCAACCTCCTGCTCGTCCGCTCGCTCGCCCACCGCCGGCGGTGGCTGCGCGCGCTCCAGGCCGCCATGCTGCTCGACCAGTTCGGTCTCATGGGGGCCTACGCCGCGGGCAGCTGCAGGGACGCGGCCATGTCCGCCTACGTCTTCGTTCTCGTCGCCTTGGTTGGCTGCTACGTCTCCGCCCACGTCCTCGTCTTCGTGCTCCTCGCCCCGACAGCGCGAGGCGACAAGGTCACGCCGGCCGACAGAGTGGAGCGCGCGCGCAAGTACCTGCTCATCTTCGCGACGCTGGCGGCGACCATCACGTACCAGGCCGGTGTCAGCACGCCGGGCGGGTTCTGGCCGGGCAGCCAGCACAGCGACCACCTGGCCGGCGACCCCATGCTCCGCGTCCAGCACCCGTCCCGCTTCATGGTCTTCTTCTACTCCAACACCACCGCGTTCGTCGCGTCGCTGGTCGTCGTCATGCTGCTCATGAGCAACACCGTGACGCAGCACGGGTTCCGGTCATGCGCGCTCTGGGTGTGCACGGGCGCGGCCATGGTCGGGCTCATGGGCGCCTTCGCCTCCGGGAGCTGCCGGAGCATCAAGACCTCCATGTACGTCGTCGCGCTGGTGGCCGCCGTTCTCTTCTACATCGCCATTCAGGCGCTCGTCTTCTTTTGCAAGCCCGTGGAGAATTTGATCCACGACGTGCAACAAGCATTTGAAAGGTACCTCAACAAATTTGAGAGATTGGAGCAGCaaagtcagcagcagcagcaaagcaGAGCACCCGAGCACGGCAACGACGACGCGTACCAGATTCTGAGGAAGTCGCGGATGTATCTGCTGCTGCTCGGGATTCTTGCGGCGAGCGTCACATACCAAGCCGGACTTAACCCGCCGGGCGGCTTCTGGCAAGGCGATGCCGCCGCCGACGCTCGCCACCGCTACCTCGCCGGCGACCCGATCCTCCACATCACGTATCCCCGGCGATACCTGGCCTTCTTCTACTGCAACGCCACCGCCTTCGTCGCGTCGCTCGTCATCCTCATACTCCTCCTGAGCAACATACTCAGCACCCAGGGGATCAAGTACTGCGCGTTGCAGGTCGCCATGATCCTGGACCTGTTTGGCCTCATCGGCGCCTACGCCGCCGGGAGCTGCCGGCAAGTATCCAAATCTGTGTACGTCTCCCTGCTCGTCGTTCCTGTGTTCCTCTACGTCGGTATCCACGTCGTGGTCTTCATGCTAGAAGTGTGGCCGGCTCGCCCGGCATGGATCCAAGCGTTGAGTGAGAAGATGGAGCAATGCGCACCCAGCTGGCTCAAGGAGCTGTTCGAGCACCCCgagcagggggaggaggaggcggcggacgtCGAACGGACACTGGAGAAGAGGCGCAAGCTTCTGCTGCTTCTTGCGATCCTTGCGGCGAGCCTCACCTACCAAGCCGGCATGGGCCCGCCGGGCGGCTTCTGGCAAGAGAGCAAGCTCGGCCATGTCGCCGGCGACCCGGTGCTCAACGACAACTACCCGCGCCGCTACGTGGCCTTCTTCTACTGCAACGCGACGGCCTTCGTCGCGTCCCTTGCCGTCATCATGCTGCTGGCGAACAGGAAGCTCTCGGCGAGAGGGATACGGTCTTACGGACTGCGGGTGTGCGTGATCCTCGACCTCCTCGGCCTCATGGGCGCCTTCGCCGCCGGGAGCTGCCGGAAGGTGTCGACCTCGATCTACGTCCTCGTTCTCACATTCGCAGTTCTGCTCTGCATCGCTCTCCAGGTCACGCTGGTCTTGTCGGAGACGGCGCGAGGTCTTGCCAAGAGGCTCCTGTCAAAGCTCGGCGCGGGCGAAGACCAAGCCGGAGGCGACGGGCGGCATGGCACGGGCGTcgccgccggaggggcgcgtgaTCTCTGGGACGAGAAGCTGCCCAAGTACCTGCTGCTGCTcgccgcgctcgccgccgccgtcaCGTACCAGGCCGCGATGAGCCCGCCGGGCGGCCTCTGGGGCGACGCCACCGGCCACGTCGCCGGCGATCCGGTTCTCACGAGCAACTACCCGCGCCGGTACAAGGCCTTCTTCTACTGCAACGCGACGTCCTTCATGGCGTCCCTGGTGATCATGGTCCTCCTGCTGATCAAGAGGGTGAGCGACACGCCGCCGGCGCTCTTGGCGCTGCACGCCGCCATGATCCTGGACCTGTTTGGACTCATGGGTGCATACGCCGCTGGGAGCTGCCGGAGGGTGAGGACGTCTGCGTACGTCCTGGCGCTGGTCGTCGGGGTCTCGGCGTACATCGCTGTGCTCGTCGTGGCATCCATCGGCATAGCGGGGCGACTGAGAAGCGCAATGGACTGGCTGACGGAGCAAGTGACGCGGTGCTTCTCCGTGCATGATATGTAG